Proteins co-encoded in one Elusimicrobiota bacterium genomic window:
- a CDS encoding pyridoxal-phosphate dependent enzyme — MAIYNNILEAVGRTPLVKINRMAARFKNSIYVKCDFLNPGGSVKDRIAMTMIEAAEREGKLKPGATIIEGTSGNTGFGLALVGAVRGYKMIFTITDKQSREKINMMRALGAEVIVCPTAVAPEDPRSYYSVAKKLAQEIPGAFYPNQYENPANPQAHLETTGPEIWDDSNGRITHFVCGMGTGGTISGVGKYLKKKNPKVKIIGVDAVGSLYLEYFKTGRMGAAHPYVVEGIGEDIMPGTMDFKIVDDVIQVTDKDCFVTARRLAREEGIFTGGSGGGAVWAAMHLSKTLTEKDFVAAFLPDTGMRYLSKIFNDDWMRENRYWTSENIITAGEILRRKKFEEMVFAEPKESAIAVWKRMSQKDISQLPVIEGGQIIGSVSDDSLTKLAMNGKDLKSVVIREVMGPPLPVVTEGTFVDELYKVLTTSTPAVLVKTNNGKSGVITKYDVIHALYQNLEGEG, encoded by the coding sequence ATGGCCATCTACAACAATATCCTTGAAGCCGTGGGCCGCACCCCGCTGGTCAAAATCAACCGCATGGCTGCGCGCTTTAAAAATTCCATCTACGTCAAATGCGATTTCTTAAACCCCGGCGGCTCGGTCAAAGACCGCATCGCCATGACCATGATCGAAGCGGCCGAACGGGAAGGCAAGCTCAAGCCGGGCGCTACGATTATCGAAGGAACCAGCGGCAACACCGGATTCGGTTTGGCCTTGGTCGGGGCCGTGCGCGGGTACAAAATGATTTTCACGATCACGGACAAGCAATCCCGGGAAAAAATCAACATGATGCGCGCCTTGGGCGCCGAAGTCATCGTCTGCCCCACGGCCGTTGCTCCGGAGGATCCTCGCAGTTACTACTCCGTGGCCAAAAAACTCGCCCAGGAAATCCCAGGCGCCTTTTATCCCAATCAATACGAAAACCCGGCCAATCCCCAAGCCCATCTCGAAACCACGGGCCCGGAAATCTGGGACGATTCCAACGGCCGGATCACGCATTTTGTCTGCGGCATGGGCACCGGCGGCACGATTTCCGGGGTCGGCAAATACCTGAAAAAAAAGAACCCAAAAGTCAAAATCATCGGCGTGGACGCGGTGGGCAGCCTATACCTGGAATATTTCAAAACCGGACGCATGGGCGCGGCCCATCCTTACGTGGTCGAGGGCATCGGGGAAGACATCATGCCCGGAACCATGGACTTTAAAATCGTCGACGACGTGATCCAAGTGACGGATAAAGACTGCTTTGTCACGGCCCGGCGCCTGGCCCGCGAGGAGGGAATTTTCACCGGCGGCTCCGGCGGGGGCGCGGTCTGGGCCGCCATGCACTTATCCAAAACATTGACGGAGAAAGATTTTGTCGCGGCTTTTTTGCCGGACACGGGCATGCGCTATCTGTCCAAAATTTTCAACGACGACTGGATGCGGGAAAACCGCTATTGGACGTCGGAAAACATCATCACCGCCGGCGAAATCCTGCGGCGCAAAAAATTCGAGGAAATGGTGTTCGCCGAACCCAAAGAAAGCGCGATCGCCGTATGGAAACGAATGAGCCAGAAGGATATTTCTCAATTACCCGTCATCGAAGGGGGCCAGATTATCGGCTCAGTATCCGATGACAGCCTGACCAAACTGGCCATGAACGGCAAAGATTTAAAATCCGTCGTTATCCGCGAGGTGATGGGGCCGCCCCTGCCCGTGGTGACCGAGGGGACGTTCGTGGATGAGCTCTACAAAGTCCTCACCACCAGCACGCCGGCGGTTTTGGTGAAAACCAATAACGGCAAATCCGGCGTCATCACTAAATACGACGTCATTCACGCGCTCTATCAGAATCTGGAAGGCGAGGGCTAA